One part of the Humulus lupulus chromosome 9, drHumLupu1.1, whole genome shotgun sequence genome encodes these proteins:
- the LOC133799345 gene encoding agamous-like MADS-box protein AGL53 — MDTKEVFERRKFTLKKKANELTELCNSEVCLVCYDPNSNVEVWPEDPAKAHSIITKYYSRLESCNDKKRKASEVNLSHVLEKKMKKLEEQILEVKIQALDEILDIVKGKEQLLLQTQTQLQNDQFEVEEEHYHTLPPLPPQKCVPLLSEDPYNAMELLSTENQLLVSDNQSQFDGQSQEFYYDQEYHNLKPFDQLYGINNDLKDSYMAKNQSQFNCQTQEFHDQEYHASPPFEQLYGINDDSGHSSLDEYIGYFDGQTQELYDQEHHVLQHPSDQFYGISNDSEYSSVIYSDNAHQQLINTNEGRIDPAMLHSLAATGYYTLDDQFHSQMFIEPTEALEINFP, encoded by the exons ATGGACACTAAAGAAGTTTTCGAGAGGAGAAAATTTACATTGAAGAAGAAAGCCAATGAGCTTACTGAGTTGTGCAACTCAGAGGTTTGCTTGGTATGTTATGATCCCAATAGTAACGTGGAAGTGTGGCCAGAGGATCCAGCAAAGGCTCATTCCATTATCACAAAGTACTATTCTAGACTGGAGTCTTGCAATGATAAGAAGAGAAAGGCTAGTGAAGTcaatctatctcatgtgttggagaagaagatgaagaaactTGAAGAGCAA ATCTTGGAGGTTAAGATTCAGGCATTGGATGAGATACTTGACATAGTCAAGGGGAAAGAGCAACTGCTTTTGCAAACCCAAACCCAACTCCAGAATGATCAGTTTGAAGTTGAAGAAGAGCATTATCATACTCTTCCACCACTGCCGCCTCAGAAATGTGTACCACTCTTGTCTGAAGATCCTTATAATGCCATGGAGTTGTTAAGTACTGAAAACCAGTTACTAGTTTCTGACAACCAAAGTCAGTTTGATGGTCAGAGTCAAGAGTTTTATTATGATCAAGAATATCATAATCTAAAACCTTTTGACCAGCTTTACGGAATCAACAATGACTTGAAAGATTCTTATATGGCTAAAAACCAAAGTCAGTTTAATTGTCAAACTCAAGAGTTCCATGATCAAGAATATCATGCTTCACCTCCCTTTGAACAACTTTATGGAATCAATGATGACTCGGGACATTCTTCCTTGGATGAATACATAGGTTATTTTGATGGTCAAACTCAAGAGCTTTATGATCAAGAACATCATGTTTTACAACATCCTTCTGATCAATTTTATGGAATCAGCAATGACTCGGAATATTCTTCTGTCATTTATTCAGATAATGCACATCAACAG TTGATTAATACTAATGAAGGAAGAATTGACCCAGCAATGTTGCATTCCCTTGCTGCTACTGGATATTATACACTAGATGATCAGTTTCACAGTCAGATGTTCATAGAGCCTACAGAAGCTTTGGAAATCAACTTTCCCTAA